A region of Phocoena phocoena chromosome 17, mPhoPho1.1, whole genome shotgun sequence DNA encodes the following proteins:
- the PENK gene encoding proenkephalin-A, whose translation MARFLRLCTWLLALGPGLLATVRAECSQDCATCIYRLARPTDLNPLACTLECEGKLPSLKTWETCKELLQLSKLELPPDGNSALGKQEDHRLLAKKYGGFMKRYGGFMKKMDELYPLEPEEEANGGQILGKRYGGFMKKDTEEDDSIGNPSNLLKELLGEGNQREGAPHQEGKDDADVSKRYGGFMRGLKRSPQLEDEAKELQKRYGGFMRRVGRPEWWTDYQKRYGGFLKRFPDSLPSDEEGESYSKEVPEMEKRYGGFMRF comes from the exons ATGGCGCGGTTCCTGAGACTCTGCACCTGGCTGTTGGCGCTCGGCCCCGGGCTCCTGGCGACCGTGCGGGCGGAATGCAGCCAGGACTGCGCGACCTGCATCTACCGCCTGGCGCGCCCGACCGATCTCAACCCGCTG GCTTGCACACTGGAATGTGAGGGGAAACTGCCTTCTCTCAAGACCTGGGAAACCTGCAAGGAGCTTCTGCAGCTGTCCAAGCTGGAGCTCCCTCCAGACGGCAACAGTGCCCTCGGCAAACAGGAGGACCACCGCCTGCTCGCCAAGAA ATACGGGGGCTTCATGAAGAGGTATGGAGGCTTCATGAAGAAGATGGATGAGCTGTATCCCCTGGAGCCGGAGGAAGAGGCAAATGGAGGTCAAATCCTTGGCAAGAGATACGGGGGCTTCATGAAGAAGGATACGGAGGAAGACGACTCCATAGGCAATCCCTCCAACCTGCTGAAAGAGCTGCTGGGAGAGGGGAACCAGCGAGAAGGGGCTCCCCACCAGGAAGGCAAGGATGACGCAGACGTGAGCAAGAGATACGGGGGCTTCATGCGAGGCTTAAAGAGAAGCCCCCAGCTGGAAGACGAAGCCAAAGAGCTGCAGAAGCGGTACGGCGGCTTCATGAGAAGAGTGGGTCGCCCAGAGTGGTGGACGGACTACCAGAAAAGGTATGGCGGCTTCCTCAAGCGCTTTCCAGATTCCCTGCCCTCTGACGAAGAAGGTGAAAGTTACTCAAAGGAAGTTCccgaaatggagaaaagatatgGAGGATTTATGAGATTTTAA